The following coding sequences are from one Roseburia hominis A2-183 window:
- the ilvD gene encoding dihydroxy-acid dehydratase, with protein sequence MKSDNVKKGMQQAPHRSLFNALGFTEEEMNKPMVGIVSSYNEIVPGHMNLDKIVNAVKLGVAEAGGVPVVFPAIAVCDGIAMGHIGMKYSLVTRDLIADSTECMALAHQFDALVMVPNCDKNVPGLLMAAARINVPTVFASGGPMLAGHVQGKKRSLSSMFEAVGSYAAGTMTEEEVKEYEEKVCPTCGSCSGMYTANSMNCLTEALGMGLRGNGTIPAVYSERIKLAKHAGMAVMEMYRKNIRPRDIMTKEAILNALTVDMALGCSTNSMLHLPAIAHEVGFDFDIAFANPISEKTPNLCHLAPAGPTYMEDLNEAGGVYAVMKELADIGLLHTECMTVTGKTVGENIADAVNKNPEVIRPVDHPYSKTGGLAVLKGNLAPDGSVVKRSAVCDEMMVHEGPARVFDCEEDAIAAIKGGKIVAGDVVVIRYEGPKGGPGMREMLNPTSAIAGMGLGSSVALITDGRFSGASRGASIGHVSPEAAVGGPIALVEEGDLIRINIPELKLELAVPDEELSARKAKWQPREPKVTTGYLKRYASLVTSGNRGAILALPEEQ encoded by the coding sequence ATGAAGAGTGATAATGTAAAAAAGGGGATGCAGCAGGCACCTCACAGAAGTTTGTTTAACGCGTTGGGATTTACCGAGGAGGAGATGAACAAGCCGATGGTCGGCATTGTGAGCTCCTACAACGAGATTGTTCCCGGTCATATGAATCTGGATAAGATTGTCAACGCGGTAAAGCTTGGCGTTGCGGAGGCAGGCGGCGTGCCGGTGGTATTCCCGGCGATCGCGGTCTGCGACGGAATTGCGATGGGACACATCGGCATGAAGTATTCGCTGGTAACGCGTGATCTGATTGCCGATTCCACGGAATGTATGGCGCTTGCACATCAGTTTGACGCGCTTGTCATGGTTCCGAACTGCGATAAGAATGTCCCGGGACTTTTGATGGCGGCAGCGCGCATCAATGTACCCACAGTGTTCGCGTCAGGCGGACCGATGCTTGCCGGACATGTACAGGGCAAAAAGCGCAGTCTCTCTTCCATGTTTGAGGCGGTAGGTTCCTATGCGGCCGGCACGATGACGGAGGAGGAAGTCAAGGAATACGAGGAGAAGGTTTGTCCGACCTGCGGCTCCTGTTCCGGAATGTACACGGCGAACTCCATGAACTGTCTCACCGAGGCGCTGGGAATGGGACTTCGCGGAAACGGCACGATCCCGGCAGTCTATTCGGAGCGCATCAAGCTCGCCAAGCATGCGGGTATGGCGGTGATGGAAATGTACCGCAAAAATATCCGCCCGCGTGATATTATGACGAAGGAAGCCATCTTAAATGCGCTGACCGTGGATATGGCGCTCGGCTGTTCGACGAACAGCATGCTCCATCTTCCGGCAATCGCCCATGAGGTGGGATTTGATTTTGATATTGCATTTGCCAATCCGATCAGCGAGAAGACACCGAACCTGTGCCACCTGGCACCGGCAGGACCGACTTATATGGAAGATCTCAACGAGGCGGGCGGCGTCTATGCGGTAATGAAAGAACTGGCGGACATCGGACTGCTGCACACGGAGTGCATGACCGTGACCGGAAAGACCGTCGGGGAGAATATTGCGGATGCAGTGAATAAGAATCCGGAAGTGATCCGTCCGGTGGATCACCCGTACAGCAAGACCGGCGGACTTGCCGTATTAAAAGGCAATCTTGCGCCGGATGGTAGCGTGGTCAAGCGCTCGGCGGTCTGCGATGAGATGATGGTGCACGAGGGACCGGCGAGAGTCTTCGACTGTGAGGAGGATGCGATCGCAGCGATCAAGGGCGGTAAGATTGTTGCCGGCGATGTCGTTGTAATCCGCTATGAAGGACCGAAGGGCGGACCGGGAATGCGCGAGATGTTAAACCCGACTTCCGCGATCGCGGGAATGGGTCTTGGATCTTCGGTGGCGCTGATTACAGACGGACGTTTTTCCGGTGCAAGCCGCGGCGCGTCGATCGGCCATGTATCGCCGGAAGCAGCGGTCGGGGGACCGATTGCACTGGTGGAAGAGGGAGATCTTATCAGGATCAATATTCCGGAGTTAAAGCTGGAACTCGCCGTACCGGACGAGGAACTTTCCGCCAGAAAGGCGAAATGGCAGCCGAGAGAGCCGAAGGTGACGACCGGATACTTAAAGCGGTACGCATCGCTCGTGACCTCGGGCAACCGCGGAGCAATACTGGCGCTCCCGGAAGAACAGTAG
- the ilvB gene encoding biosynthetic-type acetolactate synthase large subunit, with amino-acid sequence MELTGAQIVIECLKEQGVDTVFGYPGGAILNVYDELYKHQEIRHILTSHEQGASHAADGYARSTGKVGVCFATSGPGATNLVTGIATAYMDSVPIVAITCNVNVPLLGKDSFQEIDIAGITTPITKHNFIVKDVTKLADTIRRAFRIAQKGRPGPVLVDIPKDITAAKTEYEFCKAEPIARVTDTIREEDLAKALAMIKAAEKPYIFVGGGAVISGASAELKEFVHKVDAPVCDSLMGKGAFDGTNDLYTGMLGMHGTKTSNLGVSECDLLIAVGVRFSDRVLGNAKKFAKQAKILQFDVDAAEINKNIRVDAAVIGDLKEILKRINAELPQLGHEAWIAHILDYKVKYPLTYQEPGLTGPYLVEEIYRQTDGDAIIVTEVGQHQMWAAQYYKYKNPRTFLSSGGLGTMGYGLGAAIGAQVANPGKQVINIAGDGCFRMNMNEIATAVRQKLPLIEVIVNNHVLGMVRQWQDLFYEKRYSATVLDDGVDYVKLAEAMGATGYRATTRETFNEALKAALAAKTPVVIDCVIGCDDKVWPMVAPGADISTAFTGEDLAAAQS; translated from the coding sequence ATGGAGCTGACAGGAGCACAGATTGTCATCGAATGTCTGAAAGAACAGGGTGTGGACACCGTATTCGGATATCCGGGTGGAGCCATACTGAATGTATACGATGAATTATATAAGCATCAGGAGATTCGGCATATTTTAACCTCGCATGAGCAGGGAGCTTCCCACGCGGCGGACGGTTATGCGAGAAGCACCGGAAAAGTAGGTGTCTGTTTCGCAACGTCCGGACCGGGAGCGACGAATCTTGTGACGGGAATTGCCACGGCATACATGGATTCCGTGCCGATTGTAGCGATCACATGCAACGTCAATGTGCCGCTTCTCGGCAAAGACAGTTTTCAGGAGATCGATATTGCAGGCATCACGACGCCGATCACAAAGCACAATTTTATCGTAAAGGATGTCACAAAGCTTGCGGACACGATCCGCAGAGCATTCCGGATCGCACAGAAGGGGCGTCCGGGCCCGGTGCTCGTCGATATCCCGAAGGATATTACGGCGGCAAAGACGGAGTATGAATTCTGCAAGGCAGAGCCGATCGCGCGTGTGACGGACACGATACGAGAAGAGGATCTTGCGAAGGCGCTTGCGATGATAAAAGCGGCGGAAAAACCGTACATATTTGTGGGCGGTGGTGCTGTGATCTCTGGGGCGAGCGCGGAATTAAAAGAATTTGTACATAAAGTGGACGCACCGGTGTGCGATTCCCTGATGGGAAAGGGAGCCTTTGACGGGACGAACGATCTCTACACGGGGATGCTCGGCATGCACGGAACCAAGACGTCCAACCTCGGCGTGAGCGAGTGCGATCTGCTGATCGCCGTCGGCGTGCGCTTTTCCGACCGTGTGCTTGGCAATGCCAAGAAGTTTGCAAAGCAGGCGAAGATCTTACAGTTTGATGTGGATGCAGCGGAGATCAATAAAAATATCCGTGTCGATGCGGCTGTGATCGGAGACCTGAAAGAAATTTTAAAGCGGATCAACGCGGAACTGCCGCAGCTGGGGCATGAAGCGTGGATAGCGCATATTCTGGACTATAAAGTAAAATATCCGCTCACATACCAGGAGCCGGGACTGACCGGACCTTATCTGGTGGAGGAGATCTACCGCCAGACAGACGGCGACGCCATCATTGTGACAGAAGTAGGACAGCACCAGATGTGGGCTGCACAGTATTATAAATATAAAAATCCGCGCACGTTTTTATCATCTGGCGGACTTGGCACCATGGGATACGGACTGGGCGCTGCGATCGGTGCACAGGTTGCAAATCCGGGAAAACAGGTGATCAATATCGCGGGGGACGGATGTTTCCGCATGAATATGAACGAGATTGCTACCGCAGTCCGGCAGAAGCTGCCGTTGATCGAAGTGATTGTGAACAATCATGTGCTCGGCATGGTGCGGCAGTGGCAGGATCTGTTTTACGAAAAACGCTATTCAGCGACGGTTTTAGATGACGGCGTCGACTATGTGAAGCTTGCGGAGGCGATGGGGGCGACAGGGTACCGCGCCACAACCCGCGAGACATTTAATGAGGCGTTAAAAGCAGCGCTTGCTGCAAAGACGCCGGTAGTGATCGATTGTGTGATCGGCTGCGATGACAAGGTATGGCCGATGGTTGCTCCGGGTGCGGACATCAGTACGGCATTTACCGGGGAGGATTTAGCCGCAGCGCAGTCATAA
- the serC gene encoding 3-phosphoserine/phosphohydroxythreonine transaminase, producing the protein MSRVYNFSAGPAVLPEEVLKEAADEMLDYRGSGMSVMEMSHRSKVYDNIIKEAEQDLRDLMNIPDNYKVLFLQGGASQQFAMIPMNLMKNRKAGYIVTGQWAKKAYQEAQIYGEAVKLASSEDKTFSYIPDCSDLDIPEDLDYVYICENNTIYGTKYKKLPNTKGHTLVADVSSCFLSEPVDVTKYGVIYGGVQKNVGPAGVVIVIIREDLITEDTLPGTPTMLKYKTHADADSLYNTPPCYGIYICGKVFKWLKKMGGLSVMKERNEEKAKILYDFLDQSKLFHGTVVPEDRSLMNVPFVTGNEELDAKFVKEATAAGFVNLKGHRTVGGMRASIYNAMPKEGVEKLVAFMKKFEEENANA; encoded by the coding sequence ATGAGCAGAGTGTACAATTTTTCAGCAGGTCCGGCAGTGCTGCCGGAAGAGGTCTTAAAAGAAGCAGCAGATGAGATGCTGGATTACAGAGGAAGCGGAATGTCTGTGATGGAGATGAGCCACCGCTCCAAGGTGTATGACAACATCATCAAAGAGGCAGAGCAGGATCTGAGAGATCTGATGAACATTCCGGACAATTACAAAGTCCTGTTTTTACAGGGTGGGGCATCCCAGCAGTTCGCCATGATCCCGATGAACCTGATGAAGAACCGCAAGGCAGGCTATATCGTCACAGGCCAGTGGGCGAAGAAAGCTTATCAGGAAGCACAGATTTACGGCGAGGCAGTAAAGCTTGCATCCTCCGAGGATAAGACGTTTTCTTATATTCCGGATTGTTCTGACCTGGATATCCCGGAAGATCTGGATTATGTGTACATCTGCGAGAATAATACGATCTACGGAACAAAATACAAGAAGCTTCCGAATACCAAGGGACACACGCTGGTAGCGGACGTATCCTCCTGCTTTTTGTCCGAGCCGGTGGATGTGACAAAATACGGTGTGATCTACGGCGGCGTGCAGAAGAACGTAGGACCGGCGGGGGTTGTCATTGTCATCATCCGCGAGGATCTGATCACGGAAGATACCCTTCCGGGAACACCAACCATGTTAAAATACAAGACACACGCCGATGCGGATTCTTTATACAACACACCGCCGTGCTACGGCATCTATATCTGCGGCAAGGTATTCAAGTGGTTAAAGAAGATGGGCGGTCTTTCCGTGATGAAGGAGCGCAATGAGGAAAAGGCGAAGATCCTTTATGATTTTCTGGATCAGAGCAAACTGTTCCACGGAACCGTTGTTCCGGAGGACCGCTCCCTCATGAATGTGCCGTTTGTGACCGGCAACGAAGAGCTGGATGCGAAGTTTGTAAAAGAAGCGACAGCCGCAGGCTTTGTGAATTTAAAAGGCCACCGCACCGTGGGCGGTATGCGCGCTTCCATCTACAATGCAATGCCGAAAGAGGGCGTGGAGAAGCTGGTTGCGTTTATGAAAAAGTTCGAGGAGGAGAATGCAAATGCATAA
- a CDS encoding phosphoglycerate dehydrogenase, with the protein MHKYHCLNPIAAVGLDLFSDDYQKVEDIKDAEAVLVRSAAMHDLELPEGLAAVARAGAGVNNIPLDKCAEKGIVVFNTPGANANGVKELVFAGMLYASRDIVGGIDWCLANQNDENIAKTAEKQKKNFAGTEISGKKLGVIGLGAIGVLVANAATHMGMEVYGYDPYISVSAAWSLSRSVKHISNVEDIYRECDYITIHVPLLDSTRKMIGADAIAMMKPTAIVLNFARDLLVDEEAMVDALAAGKIKKYVSDFPNTTTVGAKGCIVTPHLGASTAESEDNCALMAVREIRDYLENGNIVHSVNFPDCSMGACMTAGRIGILHKNESGMLSHFTTILGNAGINIDGMANKSRGDYAYALIDVDTNVPEDVLAKLEQTDGVLKVRKVK; encoded by the coding sequence ATGCATAAGTATCATTGCTTAAATCCGATCGCAGCGGTCGGTCTGGATCTGTTTTCGGATGATTATCAGAAGGTGGAAGACATAAAGGATGCGGAGGCAGTGCTTGTGAGAAGCGCCGCAATGCATGACCTGGAACTCCCGGAGGGACTTGCGGCAGTGGCGAGAGCCGGTGCCGGCGTGAACAACATTCCTCTGGATAAATGCGCGGAGAAGGGAATTGTCGTATTCAACACCCCGGGCGCCAATGCAAACGGTGTCAAGGAGCTGGTGTTTGCGGGAATGCTCTACGCGTCCCGTGATATCGTGGGCGGCATCGACTGGTGTCTGGCGAATCAGAACGACGAGAATATCGCCAAAACTGCTGAAAAGCAGAAGAAAAATTTTGCAGGAACCGAGATTTCCGGCAAGAAGTTAGGTGTTATCGGACTTGGTGCAATCGGTGTTCTGGTTGCCAATGCGGCGACCCACATGGGAATGGAAGTGTACGGCTACGATCCGTATATTTCCGTCAGTGCAGCGTGGAGCCTTTCCCGGAGCGTGAAGCACATCAGCAACGTGGAGGACATTTACCGCGAGTGCGACTATATCACGATTCATGTGCCGCTTTTGGATTCCACCAGAAAGATGATTGGCGCGGATGCGATTGCAATGATGAAGCCGACGGCGATCGTGCTCAACTTTGCGAGAGATCTTCTCGTGGATGAGGAGGCGATGGTGGACGCACTTGCAGCGGGCAAGATCAAAAAATATGTCTCCGATTTCCCGAACACCACGACAGTCGGCGCAAAGGGCTGCATCGTGACACCACATCTGGGTGCATCCACGGCAGAGTCTGAGGACAACTGTGCGCTCATGGCAGTGCGCGAGATCCGCGATTACCTTGAGAACGGCAATATCGTACATTCCGTCAATTTCCCGGACTGCAGCATGGGCGCTTGCATGACGGCAGGAAGAATCGGTATTCTGCACAAGAACGAGAGTGGTATGTTAAGCCATTTTACGACAATTCTCGGCAATGCCGGAATCAATATCGATGGCATGGCGAACAAGTCCAGGGGCGACTATGCATATGCGCTGATCGATGTGGATACGAACGTGCCGGAGGATGTGCTCGCAAAGCTGGAGCAGACGGATGGAGTACTAAAAGTACGGAAAGTAAAATAA
- a CDS encoding DUF1015 domain-containing protein: MAEIRPFVSIRPQRGKAAEIAALPYDVYNREEATKEVERHPQSFLSIDRAETQFPLSVDMYDDKVYERAHDTLWQWVEDGTFLTEDKKCYYLYELTMNGRVQTGVAACASIDDYENGIIKKHENTRAEKEVDRIRHVDVCNAQTGPIFLAYRANDGIRRIVEKTKQGEPEYDFTSEDGVRHRVFVIREDADIAAIHEAFAGVDSIYIADGHHRAASAVKVGQKRRKEHPGYTGEEEFNYFLSVLFPDDELMIMDYNRVIRDLNGYSFKGLYREVEKRFDVEEITGAEDTRPKERGTFCMYMEGHWFSCHIRQEDRTPEDPVADLDVSILQNKLLEPVLGIRDPKTDGRIDFVGGIRGMDELVRRCEQDCAVAFAMYPTSIAELFAVADAGLLMPPKSTWFEPKLRSGLFIHEI, translated from the coding sequence ATGGCAGAAATCAGACCATTTGTAAGCATCAGACCACAGAGAGGGAAGGCAGCAGAGATTGCTGCCCTCCCTTATGATGTTTATAACAGAGAGGAAGCTACGAAGGAAGTGGAGCGGCATCCGCAGTCTTTCCTTAGCATCGACCGCGCGGAGACACAGTTCCCGCTGTCAGTGGATATGTATGATGACAAGGTGTATGAGCGTGCACATGACACGCTCTGGCAATGGGTGGAGGACGGCACGTTTCTGACGGAGGATAAAAAGTGTTATTACCTCTACGAACTCACCATGAACGGAAGAGTGCAGACGGGAGTGGCAGCCTGCGCGTCCATCGATGATTATGAGAACGGCATCATCAAAAAGCACGAGAATACCCGCGCGGAGAAGGAGGTCGACCGCATCCGCCATGTGGATGTCTGTAACGCACAGACCGGACCGATCTTTCTGGCGTACCGCGCGAATGACGGGATCCGGCGTATCGTGGAAAAGACGAAGCAGGGAGAGCCGGAATATGATTTCACATCGGAGGACGGCGTGAGACACCGGGTGTTTGTCATCCGCGAGGATGCGGATATTGCCGCAATTCACGAAGCGTTTGCGGGCGTTGACAGCATCTACATTGCAGACGGACACCACCGGGCAGCGTCCGCGGTAAAAGTAGGGCAGAAGCGCCGGAAGGAACATCCGGGTTATACCGGGGAGGAGGAGTTTAACTATTTTCTCTCGGTATTGTTTCCGGATGATGAACTCATGATTATGGATTACAACCGTGTGATCCGCGATCTGAACGGGTATTCTTTTAAGGGATTGTACCGTGAAGTTGAGAAGCGGTTTGACGTTGAGGAGATTACCGGGGCAGAGGATACCAGACCTAAGGAGCGGGGAACCTTTTGCATGTATATGGAAGGACACTGGTTTTCCTGCCATATCCGGCAGGAGGACCGCACGCCGGAAGATCCGGTTGCAGATCTGGATGTTTCCATACTGCAGAATAAGCTTCTTGAACCGGTGCTCGGCATCAGAGATCCGAAGACGGACGGACGCATTGATTTCGTCGGTGGAATCCGGGGCATGGACGAACTGGTGCGGCGCTGTGAGCAGGACTGCGCGGTGGCGTTTGCAATGTATCCGACGTCCATTGCGGAGCTGTTCGCAGTGGCGGATGCGGGACTTTTGATGCCGCCGAAATCGACCTGGTTCGAGCCGAAGCTAAGGAGCGGTCTGTTTATTCATGAAATTTAA